A region of the Peredibacter starrii genome:
ATGCCTGGAACATCATACCGTTTTGTAGATCTTGTAATCTTTTTTGAGAGAGGGCCACGTTATCGCGGAAGTTTTTAACCGCTTCTGCAGAGGCCGAAGGAATCGCACGGATGCTTCCCCCGATCATGCGGCTTTTCACGTGAACGTTGGTAGATTCCCCTAAACAAGCGCAAACCGCTTTATCTGATTCAAGAATTTGTCTTTCAGTTAATTCAGGATCCTCGTCTTTTGATTTTTTCTTGTCCCAACAAGTAATTGCTAAATGAGTAAGTTCCGCTAATGGCAAATAATCCGGACCACAATTGAGGTCCTGCTTTTGCTGCTTTATAATTTCACTATAGGCCTGACGGCTGCTTTCACGAATGGATTCTTTAACTTCAGAACGAACCTGCTCTTTATCTAGTGCTGTCGGAGTTATGGAAATCTCTTCTTTATTGGAAGTTGGATTCACTGGTGCCGCGTCTTCCATATTGGAAAGATCATCGGCCACTGCTGAAAAAGCAAGGAGACAGGAAATCGAGAGACTCGCAATTTTATGCATAAATACTCTTTTCATAATTCACCTTTACCCACATGCTTTTCGTCAGTTTTTCCTTAATACTTAACCATTCTAACGGGAACCCCTCGAAACTACAGTGCCCCACCAAAAAACGGTCTTTTAGAGCGAAAAACGTGCCACCGAATGATGGCATTTAAGATATCTTGAGCTAAACTTTGGCCATGAGTAATGGAATTTTACCTCCCGGACATACACTAGTTGAGACTCAAGATGGGTCCTTCACACTCTTCTCTGAGGCCTTTCAAGAGGCCTGTCATTCGACTACTGGAGCTCGAGCAGAAACGCTTCTTCACTATGTAGAAGGTTGTCAGATCGTGAGCAAACTAAGGCAGCATTCTCCCTTGAACATTCTTGAAGTTGGTTTCGGTTTGGGGATTGGGTTTCTCACGACTCTTGAAGTTGTTGGCACTGAAAGACCTTGGCATTTTATTTCCATGGAAATTGATCGAAACCTTCTTGAATGGTTTCGCCAAAAATTCAGTGATCATTCATTTCTCAAAAATTTACAGTGGAAAAAGTTGGGCGACTTGGAAGTTCTTGAGGCCGAAGCGCTTGGCTGCAAACTCACCATTCTATGTGGAGATGGAAGAAAGACCCTTCCGATGTACGTGAGTTATGTGGCCGTAAAGTGGCATGCCATTTACCAGGACGCATTCTCTCCAAAGAGAAATCCCATTCTCTGGACCAAGGAATGGTTTAAATTTTTAAAAGAGCACGCCGATCATGACGTAATTCTCTCGACCTATTCGGCCAGTACTTCTATCCGAAAAAGTCTCACTGCTTCAGGGTGGCAAGTTAAGAAAGGTGAGAAGTTTGGTCCAAAGCGCACCAGCACTCGCGCAACGCTTACGGGTGAAACAGATCCTGAGATCATTCTTCAGATGGAACGCTCTCCAGCATTGGTACTCTCTGATAGCAACATAAATGATTTTCTGACAAAATAAGCCTATGAGAAAAACTATCTGTGATTTATTGCCTCTTGAGTACCCTATTGTCCAGGCCGGAATGGTTTGGGTATCGAGTGGAAAACTTGCCGCCGCTTCTGCCAACGCAGGCATCCTGGGAGTGGT
Encoded here:
- a CDS encoding tRNA (5-methylaminomethyl-2-thiouridine)(34)-methyltransferase MnmD; its protein translation is MSNGILPPGHTLVETQDGSFTLFSEAFQEACHSTTGARAETLLHYVEGCQIVSKLRQHSPLNILEVGFGLGIGFLTTLEVVGTERPWHFISMEIDRNLLEWFRQKFSDHSFLKNLQWKKLGDLEVLEAEALGCKLTILCGDGRKTLPMYVSYVAVKWHAIYQDAFSPKRNPILWTKEWFKFLKEHADHDVILSTYSASTSIRKSLTASGWQVKKGEKFGPKRTSTRATLTGETDPEIILQMERSPALVLSDSNINDFLTK